The following proteins are co-located in the Macadamia integrifolia cultivar HAES 741 chromosome 3, SCU_Mint_v3, whole genome shotgun sequence genome:
- the LOC122074884 gene encoding probable xyloglucan endotransglucosylase/hydrolase protein 6, with the protein MATGTIRFCSLSLVLLHLLAWAPSSLWARPASFVQDFRVTWSDSHIRQIDGGRAIQLVLDQSSGCGFVSKSKYLFGRVSMKIKLIPGDSAGTVTAFYMNSDTDTVRDELDFEFLGNRSGQPYTVQTNVYAHGKGDREQRINLWFDPSADFHTYSILWNHHHVVFYVDEVPIRVYKNNEARGLPYPKFQAMGVFSTLWEADNWATRGGLEKIDWSKAPFYAYYKDFDIEGCPVPGPVNCASNPRNWWESPAYQQLDAVQARRYKWVRMNHMIYDYCVDRSRYPVVPPECVAGI; encoded by the exons ATGGCCACAGGGACCATAAGATTTTGTAGCCTTTCCCTTGTCCTCCTGCATCTCCTTGCATGGGCACCTTCCTCACTATGGGCACGCCCTGCTTCCTTCGTCCAGGACTTCCGTGTCACTTGGTCTGATTCCCATATCAGGCAAATCGATGGAGGCAGAGCCATCCAATTGGTCCTCGACCAATCTTCAGGTTGTGGGTTTGTGTCTAAAAGCAAATACCTGTTTGGGCGCGTCAGCATGAAGATCAAACTCATCCCTGGTGACTCTGCCGGCACCGTCACCGCCTTCTAT ATGAATTCAGACACCGACACCGTTCGTGATGAATTGGACTTCGAGTTCTTAGGGAATCGGAGTGGACAACCATATACAGTCCAAACCAATGTGTATGCTCATGGCAAGGGTGACCGAGAACAAAGGATCAACCTCTGGTTCGACCCATCTGCAGATTTCCATACTTACTCCATCCTTTGGAATCACCATCATGTCGT GTTTTATGTGGACGAAGTACCCATTAGAGTTTACAAGAACAATGAAGCGAGAGGGCTTCCATATCCCAAGTTCCAAGCCATGGGGGTATTCTCTACGTTGTGGGAAGCAGACAATTGGGCTACAAGAGGTGGCCTTGAGAAGATAGATTGGAGCAAAGCACCCTTTTACGCTTACTACAAGGACTTTGACATCGAGGGTTGCCCTGTCCCAGGCCCTGTTAACTGTGCCTCCAACCCTAGGAATTGGTGGGAGTCCCCTGCTTACCAGCAACTTGATGCCGTCCAAGCAAGGAGATACAAGTGGGTCCGCATGAATCACATGATCTACGATTACTGTGTAGATAGATCTCGTTACCCTGTCGTCCCTCCCGAATGCGTCGCCGGCATCTAA
- the LOC122074883 gene encoding probable xyloglucan endotransglucosylase/hydrolase protein 6 has product MATGTSIRFCSLSLVLLHLLAWAPSSLWARPATFVQDFRVTWSDSHIRQINGGSAIQLVLDQSSGCGFVSKSKYLFGRVSMKIKLIPGDSAGTVTAFYMNSDTDTVRDELDFEFLGNRSGQPYTVQTNVYAHGKGDREQRINLWFDPSADFHTYSILWNHHHVVFYVDEIPIRVYKNNEARGLPYPKFQAMGVYSTLWEADNWATRGGLEKIDWSKAPFYAYYKDFDIEGCLVPGPANCASNPSNWWESPAYQQLDAVQARRYKWVRMNHMIYDYCADRSRYPIVPPECTVGI; this is encoded by the exons ATGGCCACAGGGACCTCCATAAGATTTTGTAGCCTTTCCCTTGTCCTCCTGCATCTCCTTGCATGGGCACCTTCCTCACTATGGGCACGCCCTGCTACCTTCGTCCAGGACTTTCGTGTCACTTGGTCTGATTCCCATATCAGGCAGATCAATGGAGGCAGCGCCATCCAATTGGTCCTCGACCAATCTTCAGGTTGTGGGTTTGTGTCTAAGAGCAAATACCTGTTTGGTCGCGTCAGCATGAAGATCAAACTCATTCCTGGGGACTCTGCTGGCACTGTCACTGCCTTCTAT ATGAATTCAGACACAGATACAGTGCGTGATGAATTGGATTTCGAGTTCTTAGGGAATCGGAGTGGACAACCTTACACAGTTCAAACCAATGTGTATGCTCATGGCAAAGGTGATAGAGAACAAAGGATCAACCTCTGGTTCGACCCATCTGCCGATTTCCATACTTATTCCATCCTATGGAATCACCACCATGTCGT GTTCTATGTGGACGAAATACCAATTAGAGTTTACAAGAACAATGAAGCAAGAGGGCTCCCATATCCCAAGTTCCAAGCCATGGGGGTGTACTCTACATTGTGGGAAGCAGACAATTGGGCTACAAGAGGTGGGCTTGAGAAGATAGATTGGAGCAAAGCACCCTTCTATGCTTACTACAAGGACTTTGACATCGAGGGTTGCCTTGTACCAGGTCCTGCTAACTGTGCCTCCAACCCTAGTAACTGGTGGGAGTCCCCTGCTTACCAGCAATTGGATGCCGTCCAAGCAAGGAGATACAAGTGGGTCCGTATGAATCACATGATCTACGATTACTGTGCAGACAGATCTCGCTACCCTATCGTCCCACCGGAATGCACCGTCGGGATCTAA